From Paenibacillus sp. FSL H8-0537:
AACATGTCCGCATCGCTGCGCACCTCAGCCAGATCGACGCCAATCATCGGCAGCGATGCAGATGCTGCGTCCTGCTGCTCCAGATGCGACTTCAAATGGTCAAACATGAATGGCCAAATATCGGCCTTAATGTCGCTGCCCCATTTTTTCCAGAAGCGGGCCAGATTGTTTTTGCGATTGAAGCTGCGGTGAATGCCGCTGCTGCGCTCCCAGTGATAGGCCAAAACTTCCGGATTAATAACGATGTCATAGCCGGCTGCCCGCGCTCTCATCTGGTAATCGAAATCCTCGTAGCCGTTAAAAAACTTCTCATCGAGCAGCCCCACCTTCTCATACACTTCGCGTTTCATGCCAAACATCGCGAATATGACGAGCTGTACGGAAAACGTATGCTTTGGAATATCCATAGGGGAAGCGTTCAGGAAGAGATGACGGCCAATCGTGTCCGCAAAGGCAATGCCACAATGCTGAACGCCGCCTGTCTGCGGATACAGCAGTACGCCGCCTGCCATGCCGATTTCGTCGCTGCTGTCCAGCGTTTCGCTCATCAGCTGCTGCCAATTGTGATTCAAGATCGTGTCGGAATCGAGAAAATAAATATATTGCCCCTGTGCAATTTTTAGCGCGCTATTAATCGAAACGGCGCATCCAAGCGGATAGTCGTGCTGCAAAATCTCCACCGTCACGCCTTCCTTGCACTCTGACTGAAGCTTATCCAAATGCTGTCTGACTGCTGTGCCGGAACCGTCATTGATGAAGATAATCTGGGTGGATGGGCTTACTGTCCGCAGCAATGAATCCGTAAATAAGTTCAAAATGTTATAATCCTGGTTTACTGGCACAATAACTGTGTGTAGCATGTAATCTCCTCCACGTGATTTATAGTTTCAATTTCGTTCGACGCCAGCTGCCCTCCCTTTATCCCGACTCAACTCTATCTAATTTTGGAATTTATGACATGTGACTGGAATAGAATCTGGTTACAGTGTATGTTTATGCACCTCGCTGTGTAAATATCAACATCTGAACTCTATTAAATTTTGAACCTGTTCACTAGATTAGGCGGCAAATTTGACAAGGGGTTTTAATTCGTTTTAACTAGAGATAACTGGTTTTTTTAATATAAGAATTTATAAGTTTCACACTTATAAAACGGCTTATATTTCTCGGATTGAAACGCGCCGCGCCGCCAAAGGACGGCGAAAGCCTTTTCACCTTGGCAGAGAATCATTTCGCAAAATTCATATAGATCGGAGCTATTTCAACATGTATCGCCACTTGGAACAATGTGTACTGGATTTGGAGCAGAACGGACATCTCGTCCGGATAAAAGAAGAGGTCGACCCCCATTTGGAAATGGCGGCGATTCATATGAAGGTATTTGAAGCTGGTGGTCCCGCCCTATTATTTGAAAATGTAAAAGGCTCCAAATTTCGTGCCGTCTCGAATTTGTTTGGAACGGTTGAGCGGAGCAAATTTATGTTTCGCCATACATGGAACGCAGTCGAGCGCGTCATGGACTTGCGCGGCGACCCCATGAAAGCGATAAAAAACCCGTTTGGACATATTGGAACAGGTCTCGCAGCATGGAAAGCACTGCCGAAGCAAAGCTCGGGCAGCGTGCCAGTAGCCGCGCAGGAAATTCAAATTTCCGACCTGCCGCTCATTAAGCATTGGCCGGATGACGGCGGCGCTTTCGTGACGCTGCCGCAGGTGTTTACCGAGGAGCCGGGCAAGCCGGGACTCATGAATGCGAATCTCGGCATGTACCGCGTTCAGCTTAGCGGCAATGATTATGAGCTGAATAAGGAAATCGGCGTTCATTACCAGATTCACCGTGGTATCGGCATTCATCAGGATATGGCGAATAAGCTGGGCAAGCCGCTTAAGGTCAGCATTTTCGTTGGCGGTCCGCCAGCCCATACGCTGGCGGCTGTTATGCCGCTGCCAGAAGGCTTAAGCGAGATGACCTTTGCCGGCTTGCTGGCGGGACGCCGTTTCCGCTACAGCTACCGGGACGGCTTCGTGCTTAGCAATGACGCAGATTTCGTCATTACTGGGGAAATCCATCCCGGCGAGACGAAGCCGGAAGGTCCGTTTGGCGACCACCTGGGCTATTACAGTCTGACGCATCCGTTTCCGCTAATGAAGGTGCATAAAGTGTATGCAAAGCCCCATGCAATCTGGCCGTTTACCGTTGTCGGCAGGCCACCGCAGGAGGATACCGCCTTCGGAGCACTTATCCATGAACTTACGGGAGATGCGATCAAGCAGGAAATTCCCGGCGTGAAGGAAGTCCACGCCGTCGATGCAGCAGGCGTGCATCCTCTGCTGTTCGCGATTGGCAGCGAGCGGTATACGCCGTATCAGCAGGTTAAACGTCCAACGGAAATTTTGACGCTGGCGAACCGGATTTTGGGCACGGGGCAGCTTAGCCTAGCCAAATATTTATTTATTACAGCGGAGGACAAGCAGCCTGTAACGACGCATCATGAGGCGGAATTTCTCGTCTATGTGCTGGAACGGCTGGAGCTGCGCCGCGATATTCATTTTTATACGAATACGACGATTGATACGCTCGATTATTCGGGAACGGGGCTTAATGAAGGCAGCAAGGTCGTTTTTGCCGCCTATGGAGAGAAGATTCGCGAGCTGTGCCGCGAAACGCCTGAGGCGCTGAAGGAACTGCGCGGATTTGAGAATGCACGTCTCGTTATGCCTGGCATCGTAGCGATTCAAGGGCCAGCTTTCACAAGCTATGCCGACGCGAAGGTCCAATTACAGAGCTTGAGCGAAGCAATTGCCGAGAAGGGGCCGCTGCCGTCCTGCCCAATGATTATTTTATGCGACGACAGCACGTTTTTAAGCGCGAAGGTGGACAACTTCCTGTGGGCAACGTTTACGCGCAGCAACCCATCCCATGATATTTACGGGGTAAATAGCGGGTACGAGCATAAGCACTGGGCCTGCGATAACGTTATTATTGATGCGCGGACGAAGCCGCATCAAGCGCCGCCGCTCATCGCCGATCCTGCGGTGGAGAAGCGAATTGAGCGCTTGTTCACAACTGGCGCGAGCCTCGGCGGGCTTAAGCTCTAGGCTGGTTGAATGCCGAATGATCAATAGACAAACAAAGGAGTACAGGCTCATGTCCTGTACTCCTTTGCCTGTATTTGACTAATATGTGGCTGTCGCCTTAATCGCGAATAATATAGCCTTGACTAGGCTCAAGCTCCACGAATCCAGCCATGTGGCGAGCTTGAAAGATGATGGGCCGGCTGCTGCTTATTATGACGATATTTTGCAAGTCAGCTGCTCCACCCGTTGGCAAAATAAAAGCTTTAGTATAATCAAACAGCTCATGCAGCGTAGTTATAATCGCATGTATTTGCCCATCTCGTGCTCCCTTGCCCATCAGATTCAAAATCACTGATCCTCCTTCACTCAGCTTCTGCTGAATCAAGAAAAAAAACTCCAACGACACAAGCCGCCGCGGCGTCCCCTCACGGGTGAAAGCATCCACAATGACGTAATCATAAGCACGATCCGCTTCGTCTTCAAGCAAAGCACGTCCATCCCCAATGAAGACATTATCCTGATTATAGTCAAAATACGTCCGACTCAGCTCCACGACTGTTTCATCAAGCTCAGCGACCTTGAACGTCTTCTCTACAAAATAACTTGCTATCGTGCCAATACCATGCCCAATGAGAAAAACCTTATCGAAAGCTTGCTGATTGCTTTCCATTAAATGAATGATTGCCCGCGGATATTCGAACAATATACGCCTCGGGCGTTCCAGATCAACCGCTCCCTGCGTTGCATCTCTGGCAAATTGCAGAACGCGAAAGCGTCCTTTTTCCCCATCCAGCTCTGTCGTGTCGTAGACGGCTATATCGTGATGAGCAGTATGCTCCTCAAACCAAACGCGTTCTATTTTAGTTCCTGAATGATCCATATCATCATGTTCTTCCTTTTCCCTACTGAGCTTCATTTGCACCTCCAAAAATTCGACAATATTCTACGGATTCCTTTTCAAAGCTTAGAGGACTGGGGCAATACTTCATTATAATGCGTTTCGTTCAATTTCAAAGCCCAGATCTTCAATCATTTGATGATCGGCAGTAATATCTTGTCCCCCTGTCGTCAAGTAATCGCCCACAAACAGCGAATTCGCGGCATATAGGGCTAAAGGCTGAAGCGATCGCAAGCTGCGCTCTCGTCCCCCGGCGACGCGAATTTCCCGCGACGGGCAAATGAAACG
This genomic window contains:
- a CDS encoding glycosyltransferase, with protein sequence MLHTVIVPVNQDYNILNLFTDSLLRTVSPSTQIIFINDGSGTAVRQHLDKLQSECKEGVTVEILQHDYPLGCAVSINSALKIAQGQYIYFLDSDTILNHNWQQLMSETLDSSDEIGMAGGVLLYPQTGGVQHCGIAFADTIGRHLFLNASPMDIPKHTFSVQLVIFAMFGMKREVYEKVGLLDEKFFNGYEDFDYQMRARAAGYDIVINPEVLAYHWERSSGIHRSFNRKNNLARFWKKWGSDIKADIWPFMFDHLKSHLEQQDAASASLPMIGVDLAEVRSDADMFWSQLREAEFATLTEVYDYSNRFNSNGAIWLPQVLGKELIQSRSRLLFLVDNFTRLLENRYWIEMRHAHRAQDLIIDLYGNVISIDRIYESCWPGTKVR
- a CDS encoding UbiD family decarboxylase, which produces MYRHLEQCVLDLEQNGHLVRIKEEVDPHLEMAAIHMKVFEAGGPALLFENVKGSKFRAVSNLFGTVERSKFMFRHTWNAVERVMDLRGDPMKAIKNPFGHIGTGLAAWKALPKQSSGSVPVAAQEIQISDLPLIKHWPDDGGAFVTLPQVFTEEPGKPGLMNANLGMYRVQLSGNDYELNKEIGVHYQIHRGIGIHQDMANKLGKPLKVSIFVGGPPAHTLAAVMPLPEGLSEMTFAGLLAGRRFRYSYRDGFVLSNDADFVITGEIHPGETKPEGPFGDHLGYYSLTHPFPLMKVHKVYAKPHAIWPFTVVGRPPQEDTAFGALIHELTGDAIKQEIPGVKEVHAVDAAGVHPLLFAIGSERYTPYQQVKRPTEILTLANRILGTGQLSLAKYLFITAEDKQPVTTHHEAEFLVYVLERLELRRDIHFYTNTTIDTLDYSGTGLNEGSKVVFAAYGEKIRELCRETPEALKELRGFENARLVMPGIVAIQGPAFTSYADAKVQLQSLSEAIAEKGPLPSCPMIILCDDSTFLSAKVDNFLWATFTRSNPSHDIYGVNSGYEHKHWACDNVIIDARTKPHQAPPLIADPAVEKRIERLFTTGASLGGLKL
- a CDS encoding fused MFS/spermidine synthase — encoded protein: MDHSGTKIERVWFEEHTAHHDIAVYDTTELDGEKGRFRVLQFARDATQGAVDLERPRRILFEYPRAIIHLMESNQQAFDKVFLIGHGIGTIASYFVEKTFKVAELDETVVELSRTYFDYNQDNVFIGDGRALLEDEADRAYDYVIVDAFTREGTPRRLVSLEFFFLIQQKLSEGGSVILNLMGKGARDGQIHAIITTLHELFDYTKAFILPTGGAADLQNIVIISSSRPIIFQARHMAGFVELEPSQGYIIRD